One genomic region from Vannielia litorea encodes:
- a CDS encoding sugar kinase: MSRFLCIGECMVELAQTGPDTYRRGFAGDTFNTAWYARRCLPESWDVSYATAVGTDATSAEMTAFMQAEGVSPVTREIPDRTVGLYMIATNDGERSFSYWRSHSAARLLGEDTDWLASTFATAEMIHFSGITLAILAPDQRSRLCNALRSSRATVSFDTNLRPRLWENENAMKRGLTQGASAASIVLPSFDEETALFGDPTPEHTIARYREAGASIIAVKNGAEALTLATPEGITEIACEPVDKVVDSTAAGDSFAARFLAGLAQQEPPAEAARAAMGLAAKVIRAPGALVPDIFSGDSK; encoded by the coding sequence ATGAGCCGTTTCCTCTGCATCGGTGAATGCATGGTCGAATTGGCCCAAACCGGGCCTGACACCTACCGCCGCGGCTTCGCAGGCGACACCTTCAACACCGCATGGTACGCCCGCCGCTGCCTCCCCGAGAGCTGGGATGTCAGCTACGCCACCGCGGTCGGCACAGATGCCACCTCAGCCGAGATGACCGCCTTCATGCAGGCCGAGGGTGTCAGCCCCGTCACCCGCGAAATCCCGGATCGCACGGTGGGCCTCTACATGATCGCCACCAACGACGGCGAGCGCAGCTTCTCCTACTGGCGCAGCCACTCCGCCGCCCGCCTGCTGGGCGAAGATACCGACTGGCTCGCCAGCACCTTCGCCACCGCCGAGATGATCCACTTCTCCGGCATCACCCTCGCCATCCTCGCCCCCGACCAGCGCAGCCGCCTGTGCAATGCCCTGCGCTCCTCCCGCGCCACCGTCAGCTTCGACACCAACCTGCGCCCGCGCCTCTGGGAGAACGAGAACGCCATGAAGCGCGGCCTCACCCAAGGCGCCTCCGCCGCCTCAATCGTGCTGCCCAGCTTCGATGAGGAAACCGCCCTCTTCGGCGACCCCACGCCAGAGCACACCATCGCCCGCTACCGCGAGGCCGGGGCCTCCATCATCGCGGTGAAAAACGGCGCCGAGGCGCTCACGCTGGCCACGCCCGAGGGCATCACCGAGATCGCCTGCGAGCCGGTCGACAAGGTGGTGGACAGCACCGCCGCAGGCGACAGCTTCGCCGCCCGCTTCCTCGCCGGTCTCGCCCAGCAGGAGCCGCCCGCCGAGGCCGCCCGCGCCGCCATGGGTCTCGCCGCCAAAGTCATCCGCGCGCCCGGCGCGCTCGTGCCAGATATCTTCTCAGGAGACAGCAAATGA
- the denD gene encoding D-erythronate dehydrogenase: MNILIIGGAGVVGQKLATSLAAKGTLRGKPISRLILADVVAPAAVEAPFAVETTKCDITDPASMEAIITAETDVIYLLAAIVSGQAEAEFELGWNINMHGTINVLERARTLGTCPVVVFSSSMAVYGGDTPDPITDFSSLNPQTSYGAQKAIGEMMVTDYSRKGYIDGRAFRLPTISVRPGKPNAAASGFMSSIFREPLNGQPANCPVDDSFPHYYLSPRKCVENLVIGAEIPAEDFGPNRAVQLPGRMWTIRQCIDAMTAVAGPEPAKLITWNDDPVIQNIVKGWRFDLRPEKARRLGMSADETFEDNIRYYIEDDRP, encoded by the coding sequence ATGAACATCCTCATCATCGGCGGCGCAGGTGTCGTCGGGCAAAAGCTCGCCACCTCCCTCGCCGCCAAGGGCACCCTGCGCGGCAAGCCGATCAGCCGCCTCATCCTCGCCGATGTGGTCGCCCCCGCCGCCGTCGAGGCGCCCTTCGCCGTCGAAACCACAAAGTGTGACATCACCGACCCGGCCTCGATGGAAGCGATCATCACCGCCGAGACCGATGTGATCTACTTGCTGGCCGCCATCGTCTCCGGTCAGGCCGAGGCCGAGTTCGAGCTGGGCTGGAACATCAACATGCACGGCACCATCAACGTGCTGGAGCGCGCCCGCACCCTCGGCACCTGCCCGGTAGTCGTGTTCTCGTCGTCGATGGCCGTCTACGGCGGCGACACGCCCGACCCGATCACCGATTTCTCCTCGCTGAACCCGCAAACCTCCTACGGTGCGCAAAAGGCCATCGGCGAGATGATGGTCACCGACTACTCCCGCAAGGGCTACATCGATGGCCGCGCCTTCCGCCTGCCCACCATCTCGGTGCGCCCCGGCAAGCCCAACGCGGCGGCCTCCGGCTTCATGTCGTCGATCTTCCGCGAGCCGCTCAACGGCCAGCCCGCCAACTGCCCCGTCGATGACAGCTTCCCGCACTACTACCTCAGCCCGCGCAAATGCGTGGAGAACCTCGTGATCGGCGCCGAGATCCCGGCGGAGGATTTCGGCCCCAACCGCGCCGTGCAACTGCCCGGCCGCATGTGGACAATCCGCCAATGCATCGACGCGATGACCGCCGTCGCGGGCCCCGAGCCCGCAAAGCTCATCACCTGGAACGACGATCCGGTGATCCAGAACATCGTGAAAGGCTGGCGCTTCGATCTGCGGCCTGAAAAGGCCCGGCGCCTCGGCATGTCGGCGGACGAGACCTTCGAAGACAACATCCGCTACTACATCGAAGACGATCGCCCCTGA
- the blaOXA gene encoding class D beta-lactamase: MRTLLTVLLLTLAAASTQAAPRTLCTLVIDAATGAALHEAGDCDTRTTPASTFKLALAIIGFEEGFLTGPHAPVLPFRPGDPDWGGANWTRETGPTDWLRYSVVWYSQRITHALGEATLTRHARAFGYGNADFSGDPGFGNGLDRAWIASSLQISPREQTDFLRGLVTATLPVSPEAMAQTRAITQRFEAGGWVIHGKTGGAYPRRADRSFDYAAGWGWFVGWAEQEGRTLVFARLTQARERTSRSPGLLTRDSLLADWPKLAP; this comes from the coding sequence ATGCGCACGCTGCTCACCGTCCTCCTGCTGACCCTCGCCGCCGCCTCGACGCAGGCCGCACCCCGCACCCTCTGCACCCTCGTGATCGACGCGGCCACAGGCGCCGCGCTGCACGAGGCGGGCGATTGCGACACGCGCACCACCCCCGCCTCCACCTTCAAACTCGCCCTCGCCATCATCGGTTTCGAGGAGGGGTTTCTTACCGGCCCTCACGCTCCTGTCCTGCCCTTCCGCCCCGGTGACCCGGACTGGGGCGGCGCCAACTGGACGCGCGAAACAGGCCCAACCGATTGGCTCCGCTACTCCGTCGTCTGGTATTCGCAGCGCATCACCCACGCGCTCGGGGAGGCCACCCTCACCCGCCATGCCCGCGCCTTTGGCTATGGCAACGCCGACTTCTCCGGTGATCCCGGCTTCGGCAACGGGCTCGACCGCGCCTGGATCGCCTCATCGCTGCAAATCTCCCCGCGCGAGCAAACCGACTTCCTGCGCGGTCTGGTCACCGCCACCCTGCCCGTCTCGCCCGAGGCCATGGCGCAGACCCGCGCCATCACGCAGCGCTTCGAGGCGGGCGGCTGGGTGATCCACGGCAAGACCGGCGGCGCCTACCCGCGCCGTGCCGACCGGAGCTTCGATTATGCTGCGGGCTGGGGCTGGTTCGTCGGCTGGGCCGAGCAAGAGGGGCGCACCCTCGTCTTCGCCCGGCTCACACAGGCCCGCGAGCGCACATCGCGCTCCCCCGGCCTTCTGACGCGCGATAGCCTGCTGGCCGACTGGCCCAAGCTTGCGCCCTAG
- a CDS encoding 2-hydroxyacid dehydrogenase, whose product MSKVIAIGNYSEADLAKLKETFDPVFLAETTEIGSLDEATRAGITAAGFKGHKPFGAEAMDLLPNLGVIANFGVGYDSINVAAASERDIRVTNTPDVLNDDVADLAVAMLLMCGREMEHASQWARSGSWAEKGEYRLNRKVSGGRAGILGLGRIGREIAERLVPFKMDLHYWSRSEKETPGWTYHDSPEALAAAVDYLIVATVGGKATENIVSKEVLEALGPRGILVNISRGSTVDEEALIAALKSGGIYGAGLDVFVNEPKIDARFYEFDNVVIQPHQGSGTVETRAAMAKLQRDNISAFLAGNDLLTPVN is encoded by the coding sequence GGCCGATCTGGCCAAGCTGAAAGAGACGTTCGACCCGGTTTTTCTGGCCGAAACCACCGAGATCGGCAGCCTCGACGAAGCCACGCGGGCGGGCATCACCGCTGCGGGCTTCAAGGGGCACAAGCCGTTTGGCGCCGAGGCGATGGACCTGCTGCCGAACCTTGGGGTCATCGCCAACTTCGGGGTTGGTTACGACTCCATTAACGTGGCGGCCGCCTCGGAGCGCGATATTCGCGTGACCAACACCCCTGACGTGCTCAACGATGACGTGGCTGACCTTGCCGTGGCGATGCTGCTGATGTGCGGCCGGGAGATGGAACATGCGAGCCAGTGGGCGCGCTCCGGATCATGGGCCGAAAAGGGTGAATATCGGCTGAACCGCAAGGTCAGCGGGGGCCGCGCGGGCATCCTTGGCCTTGGCCGGATCGGGCGCGAGATTGCCGAGCGGCTGGTGCCGTTCAAGATGGATCTGCACTACTGGAGCCGCTCCGAGAAGGAGACGCCGGGCTGGACCTATCATGACAGCCCCGAGGCGCTGGCCGCCGCTGTCGATTACCTGATCGTGGCCACGGTGGGTGGCAAAGCGACCGAAAATATCGTTTCGAAAGAGGTGCTTGAGGCGCTGGGCCCGCGCGGCATCCTGGTGAACATCTCGCGCGGCTCGACGGTGGACGAAGAGGCTCTGATCGCCGCGCTGAAGAGCGGCGGGATCTATGGCGCGGGGCTGGATGTGTTCGTGAACGAGCCGAAGATCGACGCGCGGTTCTACGAGTTCGACAACGTGGTGATCCAGCCGCACCAGGGCTCGGGCACGGTGGAGACGCGGGCGGCGATGGCGAAGCTTCAGCGCGACAACATCAGCGCCTTTCTGGCCGGAAACGACCTGCTGACGCCGGTCAACTGA